A segment of the Malaclemys terrapin pileata isolate rMalTer1 chromosome 1, rMalTer1.hap1, whole genome shotgun sequence genome:
TTCTGTGTTGAGATAATATTTAATGTTCCTGTATGGAGTAGGTAGAATAATATTAATTGAAAAATTAATTGAAGAGtttttataatattaaaaaaaaaaaaaagatttttcttcattttcatccaATTCTCTTCCTGCAACACATAATGGGATTATTCTCTGCTGGCaaaataccattgacttcaatagagttatgCCAATGAAAAATGTAGGCCCTTATGTATGTTATCAGTTGTTTCGCCCTTTCCTTGAAGAAAGTGTACGCAAGGAGCACATTGACAGATTCTCCTTGTTCCTATGCAAAAGTAAAGCATTCTAATTAATCTAAAATATCAACACCGGGACTACAAAAGTGCTGGAAGCTATTAGAATCAGACCATGGTGTAGACGCTGCTCTCTTTTACTCTCTGGTAGTACAAGAGGGTGGAAACTGGCTTCTAGGGATATCCATGGAGTGAGGGAGTCCCCTGCTGGTAAACACCATGTTCAAGCCCTGGCACAGGGTATGTACCTGGAAATAGAATGGGAGGGGCCACAGAACCCAAGATGTCTTTAactcccccagggctggggcctgtgTAAAACCAGGATTAGGGAGCAGTAGCTGGCTCCTGATCACCACCACCAAGTCTAGCAGAGACTTGGGGATTGGGTGAGCTGGGTTATATTTCTCTGGTTAGAAAACATACTCATTAGAGctagttgatttttttaaaaatttgaatttcAAAAAATGAGGGAACTTTAGAAAcaaaaaataactaatttttcCACTTTTTCCATGCCCTTTCAGAAGTTCTGTTGAAAATTACCAAGCTAAATACAAGAGGGAAGTTGTCTGCCAAAGGCAAGGTCCTGAACCTTTTGACTGCAAGAAGTTAATATTCTGGGTTTGAAGATGATCTCTCTCCCATGTGAGATTTTCTAGGATTTCCTCTAACTCACGAGTTTGGTTTTCCAAGATAATTTGCTGGCAGGTAAGATTTTCCAGAATTCCCTGTTGCTGGCTGAAGTTTTGCTGCCATCTGCTTACTAGATGGAAAATCGGAAAATAACATCCCAATGGCTTGCAAGATAGAAGGACAAAGAGATGTAAGTTTATTTCCAGTTCCAATTATTTTTGATGttaaagaaataatttaaaaaattacactAATGAGATtcttctttaattttaaaaatatttttaactttcaAAGCTTGTGCAAGGAAAGCTGGGGTCTCCTGTGAAGCCATATGCTTGGGCACCCTGAATGCAAAGGCCAATGTTCAATGTGCGATCTCCCCTGACACACCTACCCCGAACTTCCATACCTTGCCATTTGTGGGGAGAATAGGAAATGATTTCAGACATGCTGTGTCTATCTGTGGAGAGAGTTAAGGGAATACTGGAGAAAGGTTTCCTTTTAAGTAGGAGAGGCTGGCAAGCAACAACGTGCCCAGTGAGGGCCACAATAAAGGGGGAGCCATCAAATTGTTACTACAGAGTTCTCAGTCACCACAAAGATTTTCATACTACACAGTATGGAGTAGCATAGCATGAGCAGTGATCAGCGAACTAGTATTTTCCGTCTCTTAGATGGGATCTCCAGGGACCCCTATGCCACTGTAGGTTTAGTAGCTTTGTCTGAATTGGCCTTCTGTAAATGTAGTGTTACTGAAAGATGACAAACTGCCAACCTGAACAGCATGGGTCATCATTGTTTATCTGTGGCACAGGTAAAGCACTGGTACCAACACTGCTGGCTTCACTACATTGCCCCATGGATGTGCCTCCTCTTTGTTTTGGAGAGAACACCATTTGGTATGAGAGAGGAGTTGTTTCCATGACCTATTCACATTTTAGTCTTCCTGCAGAGACTGTGAACCATGGAGATAATCACCCCCAGCTGTGGTGCTGGTTGTTGAGATGGACACCTGCTCATTGGTATCCACCTGTTGTGTATAGTCTTATACTTGGTCTGTAAGCTTGTTGGGGCAGAGCCTGTCTTTTTGTTATAGagttgtatagcacctagcaaaatgaagtggggtctctaggtgctaccacaatgctAATAATAAATGATTCATTTCACATCCAATTGCCAGCAGATGGCAACAATTTGTGCCCTCTCAAAGTGACCTGGATTTGAATTTCTGACCCAGAGATTAAAATCTATTTCATTACCAGTGTCATAAATCAATGGGAGAGATGAGTTTCAGCACAACTGAAATATCAGGCCCAAGGTGGATCAAATTGGTCACTCAAAAACTGAGGCTCCCAAAATCAGTgtccacttttgaaaacttgggtTTTAGTGTCTTCTCTAAAGTACTTACCCAGAGCCCCCAAGAACCGTGATGTTACCAGCAAAGCCAGGCAGAGGATTCCAAAGATTACTGCAAAGAGCCTCcacagaggagaaggagaatCTAACAGAGAGAGCAAGAACAAAGACAGGCAAACTGAGTCCCTCTCCTGAGGCTCTAGGGTCAGACTGGGGCTTGTCCAGACTGCGGCAGATTCTCAAAGCCAGAACCCACCCAGCAATTCCCACAGAatatcagaccaatagtccatctagtccactgTCTTGTCTTCAGGAGTGGCCCACATCAGTTCTTCAGAGGACAGTGTCCCAATAATGGACTACTATGGAATAGCCTGCCCATacaggaagtttcttcctaacccccagCAGCTGGCTTATGCTGTGAGGCAGTGAGGTGGATGTGAAATACAGCAACCTACAATATAAGAGTTTCTTTTAATTAGATGCTCAATAATTCTGACAACCAATGAGTGGTGGGGAAAACAGACTTCCTTTTTGGCTGGTAAGTCTGTGAACTCTCCACATCTGCATGATTATTTCCTGCATTTGGATCCCAAGTCTCCCAGTAACATGACATTAACAAGCAGAATAGAAAGCAAACATAGAACTTTCCAACTCCTGAAATACCCCACTAGAAAAAATGGACAGATAGTGGATGAAGAATTTTGACTATGGTGAGTACGGCCAGACCACAACATAGGGTCcctctcctagggtgaccagatgtcccgattttatagggacagtcacgattttggggtctttttcttatataggttcctattacccccccatctcacccccgtcccgatttttcacatatgctgtctggtcaccctacctctccAGCTCCAACTTCCCACCCCCATGTGGCACTGCTCATTTGGAGTAGCAGTAGCAGGACAATCCACTCCCTTCTCAGACAGACAGGTTACCAGCAGAAGCCCCCTTCTCTTTAGAATAGTAAAAGGTGGCTTCAGAGGGAGTTCCCAATGTTAACCTCAGCAACAAGGGTGCATCTGCTTAGATGGGCTGTCCAGCCCTCCTTCACTCTTTCTTTTCTGGCACATGTAGATTCCACGGCAGGGGTGGTGTTGGAGTGCATCTTCCATGAGCAGTGGGCCTGGAAGTTTacaccccattgagatgaatagGGCAGCTCAAACTTCTCAGAGTCATTGTTTCGAGCTCTTTGCAGATTCAGACAGGTGTAAGTGCATTGGTTATGGCCAATTCACATTTTtaagcctttttcttttttcacaaACATGAGGgctagcattttttttaattaaagctgggATTCTAATGTAATCACATAATTCCAGGAGACTGGGATCCTAGGCATGGGCCTCTAGTGCCTATGTTTTAATGTGGTCCTAAGTAAAACTCCCGCATGTATAGAATCAACAGCTTGCAATGCAAGGTACCTTTGTCCTTGGTGGTTTCAGCTCTTTGTCTGCTTTGCTGTTGAGTAGGAGTGTGAAATTTCAGTTCTGAGTAGGTCACCTTCTGCTCGCTCATTCTGGGGGGATATAGGATAGAAAAATTAGACTCCTCTTTGGTGGACTCATGTGGGTGATGGGGTTGAATGAGGAATTGACATGACAGAGCTGTGTATTTCTgtcacaaaaagcaaacaaacaaataaattacAACCTTTTTTTATGCCCTAATAGATTGGTCTATGGGAGCCAGAATATTGAGAAGAATTAAAATTTCATATTGAGCAGGGCGTTCAGTAGGTAATTCTTATCATTTTTATCTGCTTCCAGAAAATTTAGTTAAGCTGAAAAGAAAAGCTGTTAGAACATATCAATAGCTAAAGCCAAATAAACCttaagaaaactgaaataaagcaaCCTGATTCCCTGCAACACCCCACCAAAAAACACAACTGTGAAGGATGATCGGACTCTCCAAAAATGTGTAAAAATGGAATGTACCCAACCAATTCATTCTATTGTGTGTATTTAGCTGCTGTCTTTATTACCAAAAAAAGGTTTCATACTTTTTACTCCTGCTCACCCTGCAGACCCAAAACAGCTCAGATTGGTTTTTCCTCATGTCGCAATAGTCAACGAACTCAAGCTTTGAGTGAGAGGGCAAGAACCCTACAACAAAAATGCCTAGCCCATGTTCTCCACAATTCATATCTAAGGACTGTCAGCAAGAATTCACGGATTTCAGGTGCACATATTTTGTATTGGAATAAAATGTTTGTCTTGATTTCATTTTGTTGGGCCCAGTCTATATTTCTAACTCTTTTATATGACTTCTCTAACTCCGCTAGAGCTCAGAACACCTTTTCTTTTAatatcatttgaaaatgttattaaCATGCTAGTTACACCCTCCTCCACATAAATAATGAGAAAACTAATCACCGATTTCTTCTACCCAGCATTAGCTGAATACCCTGCATTCAATATATTGTATTTATTAGCTTTTGTTCCTGGTCCCTCTTCAAGCTTTCAGTCCAAGAGACAATGCTGATTTCTAAGCTACTTCTAACTTGAAGTAACTTTTCAATAAGATTTCTTGAGACTTTACCAAAGAGTTTTCTGAAATCAATATATGTATCCCATTCCTTTCCTTCCCTGGTTGGTGGTGATTTTGTATATTTGTAATAGATTGACATAGAACACACAGCAATAAATGCAGAAGCAAAATGCTACAGGGATTGCTCAAAATATTACATCCCAAATGTTTGTCACTTGTACTAAATTTTACCAGagttaaaaaatacaaaagttaTAAATGCATTGAATCCAATTACCACTCATATCATGAACAGGACAGGAGAGGTAAATCATAGTAAACCAATTACCTACTTTAACAAGGAAGACCCAAAGACAACTTGGTGACAATACCTGTATATATGTCCAGAGGTCTGTCAAGTGGATTTCTGGAACAGAACTTTAAGAGGTGCACTTGTGTAGTCAGTCCTACATAGATGTCCTCGGGGAAAGAAGAGAGTTGAGAGTCTATCCTCTGAGAAGATGGTCAATGTgagctgaggcagagggagaaTTCTTTACTCTGCGATGTTCCAGCTGCATCTGCACAGGAAGTTCTCACTGTGCTAAGGTGAAGTGCGCTGCCCCCGCACAAGGCGCTCAGAACAAAGGGACTTTCAGTTGTTTGGGTTAAAGCATCACTAATGAGGCCGCTGGTGTTAATTTCAAAGCCTGGCTGGAGCCACTGACATGCTTGAACTTCTGCAGTAAGCAATTTGTCTACCAAAGACTTAGCTGGTGTCCAAACATTTTTTAGAATACAGTTTTTCTCATTCTCAGGATGGTCATTTTGCCTCTCTGTCCTCTAAAACAGGACTTCTGTAACGTATTGACTACACAGAAGGAGATAGAGGAACCTCTCTGCCACTTCATCTTTTAATTTTTCCCTAGTCTCTGTCAGAACCCTCCATATAAAAACCCTACAACAAAAGGTGTAATTGCCATGGGCACAGCAACTTTGTCACTAGAAGAACTAGTGGGAGCAGCACTGGTGTCAGCAAAATCAGAATCAACATCAGAAGAGTCTCTGAAACTAATGGTTTCAGTATCAGTACCCTCATAGTCTCTTTCATTCCTTTTACTAGTCACTTTAGTGCCTAGGTCAATAGCAGAAACAGGCACAGGACAAAGACAGTCTCTGATTTGGGTAAGTGGGCAGATGGTGGGAAATGCTGCCAGAATGTGATGTGGGGATAAAAGCAggaaccaggggtgaaagtaacatagAAGACTTATCAATACGGGGCCCGGAgcctggaaggggaggggcctcaggagtaaggggtggggctgtggcgTCAGCCTCCCCCAAGCAGCCCTTCCGCGCTGCCCGGCCCACGCCACCTGAGGCtccggtggcgatttaaagggcccggggctccgacCACTACCACGGTAGCGGTGGTggtggccaggagccccgggcccttttaaatcataaGGACCCGTACATTGGCTGCATAAGGGCCTGTATCAGTGGCCACTTCTTACCGGTACGCTGTATCAGCCCATaccagcccactttcacctctggcagGAACCCAACCCAGCCACCACATTGCTCCTACAATGGAGGAATCTTAGAGTTCAGCCTTGTCTACTCTAcacagttttgtcagcaaaaggcaacttttgtcgacaaaacagtgacagtgtacacactacaatgctcctcccactgacaaaactctcctgctttgccaacaaaataaagcCACCTCGACAAGAGGCATGGAGCTTTTTGCAGAAAGTTATATTGAcaaagcatcagtgtagacactgcatttgtTACATCACCataactggcctccaggaggtatctCACAATGCCCACCATGACCGCTCTGCCCACTGATTTGAACTCCGCTGCCCGGCATCCAGCTACACAGGTATGTGCCCCTCCGCTTTCAAAGCCCCAGGAAGCTTTGAAATTCCTCAGCATGGAGAGATCACATAGGTATTGCCCAGCTAAGCatgtcagctccctgcctggactacaggggaggggatggatctTCTTGGGGAGAGGACGTTGTGGGAGAACTCAGAGGGAATTACAGAATTTAAACATTAATGCAGAATCCTGCTCTCCCGGCACTAGGCCCACCGTGGTCGGCAGGCTGCTGCTGGGTGCGGGGAAGAGACTCCTGCTGTGCTGTgtagagccagggagggaggtggaggctgATATtgaggtgtccccctccccctgctggtgtACCggtctctgctgagctggggtgATGGGGACAGGGGGA
Coding sequences within it:
- the LOC128832807 gene encoding C-type lectin domain family 7 member A-like; translated protein: MSEQKVTYSELKFHTPTQQQSRQRAETTKDKDSPSPLWRLFAVIFGILCLALLVTSRFLGALGNRWQQNFSQQQGILENLTCQQIILENQTRELEEILENLTWERDHLQTQNINFLQSKGDKCIICPKKWIQHGKDCYEVSSGIKSWSVCKEYCSSLGSRLLKIDNKEELSLTVIPFVASMNLL